In a single window of the Frondihabitans peucedani genome:
- a CDS encoding sugar ABC transporter permease, protein MPSAIDSTQARPARAAAPPRPAGRRRTTEQIEGRSGYALIAPTTILLALFYLYPLVQTVGYSFTNWNPATGQTGAFVGGANFAGLFQNAEFLKTAGNTGIYVVVVVPVTMAIGLFFAALLAQPFRGRGLYRALLFVPYIAPIVGSSLIFSFILSPLGGIVNGTLGALGFAPIGFLNSTPWALISVIVFSIWQGVGYQMIIFSAALSNIPQSYHEAATLDGAGPIRRFFSISLPLVVPTLGFLAITGIIGALQVFTQVYILTGGGPLRSTETILYFIYQQGFVYFHGGTASAAAVLLLALGIIVSVVQLRILGRRDTIELT, encoded by the coding sequence TTGCCGAGCGCCATCGACAGCACCCAGGCCCGGCCGGCCCGTGCGGCCGCGCCGCCCCGCCCCGCGGGCAGACGACGCACGACCGAGCAGATCGAGGGGCGGTCCGGCTACGCGCTGATCGCACCGACGACGATCCTGCTCGCCCTCTTCTATCTCTACCCGCTGGTCCAGACCGTCGGGTACAGCTTCACGAACTGGAACCCGGCCACCGGCCAGACCGGCGCCTTCGTCGGGGGCGCGAACTTCGCGGGGCTGTTCCAGAACGCCGAGTTCTTGAAGACGGCGGGCAACACCGGCATCTACGTCGTGGTCGTGGTGCCGGTGACGATGGCCATCGGCCTCTTCTTCGCAGCCCTGCTGGCCCAGCCGTTCCGCGGCCGCGGCCTCTACCGGGCGCTGCTCTTCGTGCCGTACATCGCGCCCATCGTCGGCAGCTCGCTCATCTTCAGCTTCATCCTGTCGCCGCTCGGCGGCATCGTGAACGGCACGCTCGGCGCGCTCGGCTTCGCCCCCATCGGGTTTCTCAACTCCACGCCGTGGGCGCTGATCAGCGTCATCGTCTTCTCGATCTGGCAGGGCGTCGGCTACCAGATGATCATCTTCTCGGCGGCCCTGTCGAACATCCCGCAGAGCTACCACGAGGCCGCGACCCTCGACGGCGCCGGGCCGATCCGGCGGTTCTTCTCCATCTCGCTGCCGCTCGTCGTGCCCACCCTCGGATTCCTCGCGATCACCGGGATCATCGGCGCCCTGCAGGTGTTCACGCAGGTCTACATCCTCACCGGCGGCGGACCGCTCCGGTCGACCGAGACGATCCTCTACTTCATCTACCAGCAGGGCTTCGTCTACTTCCACGGCGGCACGGCCAGCGCGGCCGCCGTCCTGCTGCTGGCGCTCGGCATCATCGTGTCGGTCGTCCAGCTCCGCATCCTCGGCCGCCGCGACACCATCGAACTGACCTAG
- a CDS encoding ABC transporter substrate-binding protein, which produces MQLPKSSFIRPGRRRAITALAITATAALALTGCSGGSVTGNTGGGGGGKTDITVWYNYTGPNVTSAKKLIDKFNSSQDKYTVTPQYAANSDQFDAKLINALKNGTGPNMVLGDSTPQNIGQVVQTGKVLPLDSLLSDSSSSITKDTFTEGMLSTGSFNGKQYTLPTDVGDYAVVYNKQMFKEAGITDTPTTWTEFAADAKKLTKGTTQYGAYLPIGTGEWPVFTWQAMLWSAGGEFLNEDNTKVEFNSPEGVAALTAWTDMIKDGSAYPQSLQTASDNNGTPGMTAKKVAMQINGAYNLSVLDEGLGDGNVGVFPLPALKEPAMNLGTNNSYLIKGTKAQEAGSWAFLQYWLKPSTQAVWDSENGFLPSNKATADNATWTAYLDKNPRIATFAKELDYAKARPSITQYAEVSDALSQELQKAMLLKESPSDALAAAEKGAQAALDKQ; this is translated from the coding sequence ATGCAGCTCCCGAAGTCGTCGTTCATCCGCCCCGGCAGGAGGCGCGCCATCACGGCACTCGCCATCACGGCCACCGCCGCGCTCGCCCTCACCGGCTGCTCCGGCGGCTCCGTCACCGGCAATACCGGCGGCGGCGGAGGCGGGAAGACCGACATCACCGTCTGGTACAACTACACCGGCCCGAACGTCACCAGCGCGAAGAAGCTGATCGACAAGTTCAACTCGTCGCAGGACAAGTACACGGTCACGCCCCAGTACGCGGCCAACAGCGACCAGTTCGACGCCAAGCTGATCAACGCGCTGAAGAACGGCACCGGCCCGAACATGGTGCTCGGCGACTCGACGCCGCAGAACATCGGCCAGGTGGTCCAGACGGGCAAGGTGCTGCCGCTCGACTCACTGCTGTCCGACTCGTCGTCGAGCATCACGAAGGACACCTTCACCGAGGGCATGCTCTCGACCGGCAGCTTCAACGGCAAGCAGTACACGCTGCCCACCGACGTCGGCGACTACGCCGTCGTCTACAACAAGCAGATGTTCAAGGAGGCGGGGATCACCGACACCCCCACCACCTGGACCGAGTTCGCGGCCGACGCCAAGAAGCTCACCAAGGGCACCACGCAGTACGGCGCCTACCTCCCCATCGGCACCGGCGAGTGGCCCGTCTTCACCTGGCAGGCGATGCTGTGGAGCGCCGGCGGCGAGTTCCTGAACGAGGACAACACGAAGGTCGAGTTCAACAGCCCCGAGGGTGTCGCGGCACTCACGGCCTGGACCGACATGATCAAGGACGGCTCCGCCTACCCGCAGAGCCTCCAGACCGCCAGCGACAACAACGGCACGCCCGGCATGACGGCGAAGAAGGTCGCCATGCAGATCAACGGCGCCTACAACCTGTCGGTGCTCGACGAGGGGCTCGGCGACGGCAACGTCGGAGTCTTCCCGCTGCCCGCCCTCAAGGAGCCCGCCATGAACCTCGGGACGAACAACTCGTACCTGATCAAGGGGACGAAGGCGCAGGAGGCCGGGTCGTGGGCGTTCCTGCAGTACTGGCTCAAGCCGTCGACGCAGGCCGTCTGGGACAGCGAGAACGGGTTCCTGCCGTCGAACAAGGCGACCGCCGACAACGCGACCTGGACCGCCTACCTCGACAAGAACCCGCGGATCGCGACCTTCGCCAAGGAGCTCGACTACGCCAAGGCCCGCCCGTCGATCACTCAGTACGCCGAGGTGAGCGACGCCCTGTCGCAGGAGCTGCAGAAGGCGATGCTGCTGAAGGAGAGCCCGTCCGACGCGCTCGCTGCCGCCGAGAAGGGGGCGCAGGCCGCGCTCGACAAGCAGTAG
- a CDS encoding carbohydrate ABC transporter permease, whose amino-acid sequence MTELSVPGTTRATAPAAPHAVARRKRPLGTRLRRLSPAALRHVILIVAVIVFFGPFVWMVLTSFKSSAEALSFPPTFLPKVWHFDNYSQIFTVAPFGTYYLNSTIVAVATTAGQIVTSLAAGFAFSRLRFRGSTIIFVVLLAALLVPFEVVFTPLISLLSQLGWLNSYQGLIVPNVPSILGVFLFKQFFESFPTEIEDASRVDGAGVWRRMWSVVTPMATPMIGAFAVLSFVYNWNNFFFQFLAVTKTEFFTVSVGLTQLQSTNAADSFNLLMAGSTLAILPVFLVYIVFQKQIISAMSGGLR is encoded by the coding sequence GTGACCGAACTCTCCGTCCCCGGGACCACCCGGGCCACAGCACCAGCAGCCCCGCACGCCGTCGCCCGCCGCAAGCGGCCGCTCGGCACGCGCCTCCGGAGGCTGTCGCCCGCGGCGCTCCGCCACGTCATCCTGATCGTCGCGGTGATCGTGTTCTTCGGACCCTTCGTGTGGATGGTGCTGACGAGCTTCAAGTCGTCGGCCGAGGCGCTGTCGTTCCCGCCGACGTTCCTCCCGAAGGTCTGGCACTTCGACAACTACAGCCAGATCTTCACGGTGGCGCCGTTCGGCACCTACTACCTGAACTCGACGATCGTCGCGGTGGCCACCACGGCCGGGCAGATCGTCACGAGCCTCGCGGCCGGCTTCGCGTTCTCGAGGCTGAGGTTCCGCGGCTCGACGATCATCTTCGTCGTCCTGCTCGCGGCGCTCCTCGTGCCGTTCGAGGTCGTCTTCACACCGCTGATCAGCCTGCTGTCGCAGCTCGGCTGGCTGAACTCCTACCAGGGCCTCATCGTGCCGAACGTGCCGTCGATCCTGGGCGTGTTCCTGTTCAAGCAGTTCTTCGAGTCGTTCCCCACCGAGATCGAGGACGCCTCGCGCGTCGACGGCGCCGGCGTCTGGCGCAGGATGTGGTCGGTCGTGACACCCATGGCCACCCCCATGATCGGCGCCTTCGCCGTCCTGTCGTTCGTCTACAACTGGAACAACTTCTTCTTCCAGTTCCTGGCCGTCACGAAGACCGAGTTCTTCACGGTCTCGGTGGGCCTCACGCAGCTGCAGTCGACCAACGCCGCCGACAGCTTCAACCTGCTCATGGCCGGTTCGACGCTCGCGATCCTGCCGGTCTTCCTCGTCTACATCGTCTTCCAGAAGCAGATCATCTCCGCCATGTCCGGCGGTCTGCGCTAG
- a CDS encoding LLM class flavin-dependent oxidoreductase, producing MTALSILDLAPIAPGETVAQSFENSVALAQAAEANGYERVWYAEHHNMATIASSATSVLIGHVAGKTSTIRLGSGGIMLPNHAPLTIAEQFGTLATLYPGRIDLGLGRAPGSDQVTMHAMRRDPMSAESFPQDVLELQAYLGDESRVAGVQATPGRGTNVPLYILGSSMFGAQLAAAYGLPYAFASHFAPDALHQAVEFYRREFTPSAQLAEPYVIVGVNAVAAESHDDAQAQFDAMRRTRVRGMISRTPGSPEYTDQQIDIFLTTPNGRQIANMMKYAAVGDPDEVAAYLARFAEEAHADELIIAHQSPFIAERLRSVELTADAFRGARV from the coding sequence ATGACTGCTCTCTCGATCCTCGACCTCGCACCCATCGCTCCCGGCGAAACCGTCGCGCAGAGCTTCGAGAACAGCGTCGCGCTGGCTCAGGCGGCCGAGGCGAACGGCTACGAACGCGTCTGGTACGCCGAGCACCACAACATGGCGACCATCGCGTCGAGCGCCACCAGCGTCCTGATCGGCCACGTCGCCGGCAAGACCTCCACCATCCGGCTCGGCTCCGGCGGCATCATGCTGCCGAACCACGCGCCGCTCACCATCGCCGAGCAGTTCGGCACCCTCGCGACCCTCTACCCTGGCCGCATCGATCTCGGCCTCGGGCGGGCGCCCGGCAGCGACCAGGTCACGATGCACGCGATGCGTCGCGACCCGATGTCGGCCGAGTCGTTCCCTCAAGACGTCCTCGAGCTCCAGGCCTACCTCGGCGACGAGTCGCGGGTCGCAGGAGTCCAGGCCACGCCCGGTCGCGGAACGAACGTCCCGCTCTACATCCTGGGCTCGTCGATGTTCGGCGCCCAGCTGGCCGCCGCGTACGGCCTGCCCTACGCGTTCGCCTCGCACTTCGCCCCCGATGCCCTGCACCAGGCCGTCGAGTTCTACCGCCGCGAGTTCACGCCCTCCGCGCAGCTCGCCGAGCCGTACGTGATCGTCGGCGTCAACGCGGTCGCGGCCGAATCGCACGACGACGCGCAGGCGCAGTTCGACGCGATGCGCCGGACGCGGGTGCGCGGCATGATCTCGCGCACCCCCGGGTCGCCCGAGTACACGGACCAGCAGATCGACATCTTCCTGACGACCCCGAACGGTCGTCAGATCGCCAACATGATGAAGTACGCCGCGGTCGGCGACCCCGACGAGGTCGCCGCCTACCTCGCGCGCTTCGCCGAGGAGGCCCACGCCGACGAGCTGATCATCGCGCACCAGAGCCCCTTCATCGCCGAGCGGCTGCGTTCGGTCGAGCTGACCGCCGACGCGTTCCGCGGTGCGCGCGTCTAG
- a CDS encoding ROK family transcriptional regulator, protein MNHRHLQDADHAAGSAGDILRLIRGSDAMSRSTLARVTGLAPSTVSLRVESLISLGLVRESGAEESRGGRRARRLELAGDQGFVAAVDIGANHVRVVLSDLTGRSLVDSDETGHAGVPVSDDPEETVEALWRRIIALADSTGLAEADFRGVAISIPAPIEYPSGRIVTPSFMPTWHEADLPGLFAAHTDSPVLVENDANLIALFESTERGRTDENQLLAVKLGTRIGCGILASGRLHRGIGGAAGEISHMEVKGVSVIPCTCGVPNCLDSVVSGGALVAKLRAQGLDAETASDVVALGARGEPLALEAIREAGARIGESLAGIVNFFNPREVVLAGSMSASLPLVAAIRAELFQKCLPLAAHDLEVRATRDPFVAGIRGATLLALDEVLAPARIDALVKDVADDLRTA, encoded by the coding sequence ATGAACCACCGCCACCTGCAGGACGCCGACCATGCCGCCGGGTCCGCCGGCGACATCCTGCGTCTCATCCGGGGCAGCGACGCGATGTCGCGATCGACGCTGGCCCGCGTCACCGGGCTGGCGCCGTCGACCGTCTCCCTGCGCGTCGAGTCGCTGATCTCGCTGGGGCTCGTCCGCGAGAGCGGGGCAGAGGAGAGCCGCGGCGGCCGCCGGGCCCGACGGCTCGAGCTGGCCGGCGACCAGGGCTTCGTCGCAGCCGTCGACATCGGGGCGAACCACGTCCGCGTCGTCCTGAGCGACCTCACCGGCCGCTCCCTGGTCGACAGCGACGAGACCGGGCACGCGGGAGTTCCGGTGAGCGACGACCCCGAAGAGACCGTCGAGGCCCTCTGGCGCAGGATCATCGCGCTCGCCGACTCCACCGGCCTCGCCGAGGCGGACTTCCGCGGCGTCGCCATCAGCATCCCCGCGCCCATCGAGTACCCGAGCGGGCGCATCGTCACCCCGTCGTTCATGCCGACCTGGCACGAGGCCGACCTCCCCGGCCTCTTCGCCGCGCACACCGACAGCCCGGTCCTGGTCGAGAACGACGCGAACCTCATCGCCCTCTTCGAGAGCACGGAGCGCGGCCGGACCGACGAGAACCAGCTGCTCGCCGTCAAGCTCGGCACCCGGATCGGCTGCGGGATCCTGGCCAGCGGTCGACTCCACCGGGGCATCGGCGGCGCCGCCGGCGAGATCAGCCACATGGAGGTCAAGGGCGTCTCGGTGATCCCGTGCACCTGCGGGGTGCCGAACTGCCTCGACTCGGTCGTGAGCGGCGGTGCTCTCGTCGCGAAGCTGCGCGCGCAGGGGCTCGACGCCGAGACCGCGAGCGACGTCGTCGCCCTCGGCGCCCGCGGCGAGCCGCTCGCTCTCGAGGCGATCCGCGAGGCCGGAGCCCGCATCGGCGAGTCGCTCGCGGGGATCGTCAACTTCTTCAACCCGCGCGAGGTGGTGCTGGCCGGCTCCATGTCGGCGTCGCTGCCCCTCGTCGCGGCGATCCGGGCCGAGCTGTTCCAGAAGTGCCTGCCGCTCGCCGCACACGACCTGGAGGTCCGGGCCACCCGAGACCCCTTCGTCGCAGGGATCCGCGGCGCGACGCTGCTCGCGCTCGACGAGGTCCTGGCCCCCGCTCGCATCGACGCCCTCGTCAAAGACGTCGCCGACGATCTGCGGACGGCCTGA